Proteins encoded by one window of Flagellimonas lutaonensis:
- the panC gene encoding pantoate--beta-alanine ligase, which produces MHLIEDKRHLQAVLAAERQKNHSIGLVPTMGALHYGHLSLVKRALSENGVVVVSIFVNPTQFDNQNDLKNYPSNLERDLDLLNALSEDILVFAPSKTEIYPGEIAPQKFKFGGLEKTMEGQYRNGHFDGVATIVELLLKTVGPDKAYFGEKDFQQLQIVRKLVRSKQIPVEIIGCPIQREANGLAMSSRNERLPKEVRQRAGFIFETLKTAKRQFGMKSADYLRKWVKDQFKANNDFDLEYFEITDEEKLAPIQRKRKNKKYRAFIAVYAKGVRLIDNIALN; this is translated from the coding sequence ATGCACCTTATTGAAGACAAACGGCACCTTCAAGCGGTTCTCGCTGCAGAACGCCAAAAAAACCATTCCATCGGTCTAGTGCCCACCATGGGTGCCCTGCACTATGGCCACCTGTCTTTGGTCAAAAGGGCACTTTCTGAAAATGGGGTGGTGGTGGTCAGTATTTTTGTGAATCCCACACAGTTCGACAATCAAAATGACCTTAAAAACTACCCAAGCAACTTAGAAAGGGACCTCGACCTATTGAACGCGCTTTCTGAAGACATTTTGGTATTTGCGCCATCGAAAACCGAAATCTATCCGGGTGAAATCGCTCCACAGAAATTTAAATTCGGGGGATTGGAAAAAACGATGGAAGGCCAATACCGAAACGGACATTTTGACGGGGTCGCCACCATCGTTGAACTATTGTTGAAAACTGTTGGGCCCGATAAGGCCTATTTTGGCGAAAAAGATTTTCAGCAGTTACAAATTGTGAGAAAACTGGTCAGATCAAAACAGATTCCCGTAGAGATCATAGGCTGTCCGATCCAAAGGGAAGCCAACGGCCTGGCCATGAGTTCACGAAATGAAAGGTTGCCAAAAGAAGTGCGACAAAGGGCCGGATTCATCTTTGAGACCCTAAAGACCGCCAAAAGGCAATTTGGCATGAAAAGTGCAGATTATTTGAGGAAATGGGTGAAAGACCAATTCAAGGCTAACAACGATTTTGATTTGGAATATTTCGAAATCACAGACGAAGAAAAACTTGCACCCATCCAAAGAAAAAGAAAAAACAAAAAATATAGGGCGTTCATAGCCGTTTATGCCAAGGGTGTACGGCTCATCGACAATATCGCCCTCAATTGA
- the radA gene encoding DNA repair protein RadA, translating into MPKTKTAFFCQNCGTQYAKWVGQCSACKQWNTVVEEVVQKEKKPVWQSNESPSKKVSRPVRIKDISNDREIRLDTLDQEFNRVLGGGLVPGSLTLLGGEPGIGKSTLLLQIALKLPYKTLYVSGEESQGQIKMRANRMNPDSSNCYILTETKTQHIFQQIASLEPDLVIIDSIQTLHSDYIDSAAGSISQIRECTAELIKYAKESNTPVILVGHITKDGMIAGPKILEHMVDTVLQFEGDRNYVYRIIRSLKNRFGSTAELGIYEMQGNGLREVNNPSEVLISKNEENLSGTAISATVEGMRPLLIEIQALVSTAVYGTPQRSATGFNAKRLNMLLAVLEKRAGFKLAAKDVFLNITGGISVDDPAIDLAVIAAILSSNADIPIEKGVCFAAEVGLAGEIRPVQRIDQRIMEAEKLGFSTIFVSKNNKIGLKNPKVSIQLVSKIEEVVGHLFG; encoded by the coding sequence ATGCCCAAAACCAAAACCGCTTTTTTTTGCCAGAACTGTGGCACCCAATATGCCAAATGGGTGGGCCAATGCTCGGCCTGTAAACAATGGAACACCGTTGTGGAGGAAGTTGTTCAAAAGGAGAAAAAGCCAGTTTGGCAATCCAATGAATCACCCTCCAAAAAGGTTTCCAGGCCCGTTCGTATCAAAGACATCAGCAACGACCGTGAAATAAGGCTCGATACGCTTGACCAAGAGTTCAACCGTGTACTCGGTGGCGGACTCGTGCCCGGATCGTTGACCCTGTTAGGTGGCGAGCCCGGCATTGGAAAGAGTACCTTGCTACTGCAAATAGCCTTGAAACTGCCTTATAAGACCTTGTATGTTTCTGGGGAAGAAAGCCAAGGCCAAATCAAGATGCGGGCCAATCGAATGAACCCCGATAGCTCTAACTGCTACATACTTACCGAGACCAAAACACAACATATATTTCAACAAATAGCGTCGTTAGAGCCAGATTTGGTCATCATAGACTCCATCCAAACCTTACACTCAGACTACATTGATTCGGCCGCGGGAAGCATTTCCCAAATCCGTGAATGTACGGCCGAGCTCATCAAGTATGCCAAAGAGAGCAACACTCCGGTCATTTTGGTGGGCCACATTACCAAAGACGGCATGATCGCTGGCCCCAAGATCTTGGAGCACATGGTCGATACGGTGTTGCAGTTCGAGGGCGACCGTAATTATGTCTATCGTATCATACGCTCGTTGAAGAACCGTTTTGGGTCCACGGCCGAATTGGGTATATACGAAATGCAGGGCAATGGACTCAGGGAAGTGAACAATCCCTCAGAAGTGTTGATTTCAAAAAACGAAGAAAATTTGAGCGGCACGGCCATTTCGGCCACTGTTGAGGGTATGCGCCCATTGCTTATCGAAATTCAAGCCTTGGTCAGCACGGCGGTCTATGGTACGCCCCAGCGTTCGGCCACGGGGTTTAACGCCAAACGGCTCAACATGCTCTTGGCCGTGCTCGAAAAGCGGGCGGGTTTCAAATTGGCGGCCAAAGATGTGTTTTTGAACATCACAGGGGGCATTTCGGTCGATGATCCCGCGATCGACCTTGCCGTGATTGCGGCCATATTGTCGAGCAATGCCGACATCCCCATCGAAAAGGGGGTCTGCTTTGCCGCAGAAGTGGGACTGGCAGGCGAAATACGCCCTGTGCAGCGTATTGACCAGCGCATCATGGAAGCTGAAAAACTTGGGTTTTCGACCATTTTCGTATCAAAAAACAACAAGATCGGCCTTAAGAACCCCAAGGTCAGTATACAACTTGTATCAAAGATTGAAGAGGTTGTCGGGCACTTGTTTGGCTGA
- a CDS encoding lysylphosphatidylglycerol synthase transmembrane domain-containing protein translates to MSKSLKKSLKIILPIAFGVFLVWYSYNATTAEERGQIVHYIKNADPFWVSLSIVIGILSHISRAIRWNYMLQPMGYSPRLGNNVLMILIAYLANLGIPRSGEILRASALTTYEEVPFEKGFGTIVTERVIDLIMLFLIIIVALLMQTSVIIEFLNEKGINLAGAALILAVGIIGLWLSIKFLRKSKSGWAHKLKNFLKGLLEGVMSVFKMEKKWPFIFHTLFIWAAYIGMFWVIKYTVPETVDLSLGELLVAFIAGAFAMSTTNGGIGLYPIAVSGALGIYGISSVSGDAFGWIMWIAQTLMVVVFGAISFVLLPLLNRGR, encoded by the coding sequence TTGTCAAAATCGCTGAAAAAATCACTGAAAATTATCTTGCCCATCGCCTTTGGGGTGTTCTTGGTTTGGTATTCATACAATGCGACCACGGCCGAGGAAAGAGGGCAAATAGTGCACTATATCAAAAACGCCGATCCTTTCTGGGTGTCCCTCTCCATAGTAATCGGTATTCTTAGCCATATCTCAAGGGCCATACGGTGGAACTATATGCTGCAGCCAATGGGCTATAGCCCAAGATTGGGCAACAATGTGTTGATGATACTGATTGCCTATTTGGCCAATTTGGGCATCCCCAGGTCAGGTGAAATATTGAGGGCCTCCGCGCTGACCACTTACGAAGAAGTGCCTTTCGAAAAAGGCTTTGGCACCATCGTCACAGAAAGGGTGATCGACCTGATCATGTTGTTTCTCATCATTATAGTGGCCCTGCTGATGCAAACCTCGGTCATCATCGAATTCTTGAACGAAAAAGGCATCAATTTGGCGGGGGCCGCCCTAATCCTTGCTGTGGGCATCATCGGACTTTGGCTCAGCATAAAGTTTTTACGAAAATCGAAATCGGGTTGGGCCCATAAACTGAAAAATTTCCTGAAAGGACTGCTCGAGGGGGTCATGAGCGTCTTTAAAATGGAGAAAAAGTGGCCTTTTATTTTCCATACCCTATTTATTTGGGCGGCGTATATCGGTATGTTCTGGGTCATCAAATACACCGTGCCAGAAACGGTCGATCTTTCATTGGGCGAGTTGTTGGTCGCTTTCATAGCAGGTGCTTTTGCCATGTCGACCACCAATGGCGGTATCGGACTGTACCCCATAGCGGTGAGCGGCGCATTGGGCATTTACGGAATATCATCGGTTTCGGGCGATGCTTTCGGCTGGATCATGTGGATTGCCCAGACCTTGATGGTCGTGGTTTTCGGGGCAATATCTTTCGTGCTCTTACCGTTATTGAACAGGGGTCGATAA
- the panD gene encoding aspartate 1-decarboxylase yields MQIEVVKSKIHRVKVTGADLNYIGSITIDEDLMDAANIIRGEKVQIVNNNNGERLETYAIPGPRGTGEVTLNGAAARKVSVGDVLILITYAWMGVKEAKEFNPALVFPDENTNLLN; encoded by the coding sequence ATGCAGATTGAAGTAGTAAAATCGAAGATTCATCGTGTAAAGGTTACGGGTGCCGATCTGAACTATATCGGCAGTATTACTATTGATGAAGACTTGATGGACGCCGCCAACATCATTCGTGGCGAAAAGGTTCAGATCGTGAACAACAACAATGGCGAACGATTGGAAACTTACGCCATACCGGGACCCAGGGGAACGGGCGAGGTAACCCTCAATGGGGCCGCGGCCCGAAAGGTCTCCGTTGGCGATGTGCTCATTTTGATCACCTACGCTTGGATGGGTGTCAAAGAGGCCAAAGAGTTTAACCCTGCCCTGGTATTTCCTGATGAAAACACCAACCTGTTGAACTGA
- a CDS encoding glycogen/starch synthase: protein MNGKKILFVSSELVPYLPENPVSLMSYEAPRMVNSKGGQIRIFMPRYGNINERRHQLHEVIRLSGMNLVINDMDMPLIIKVASIPKERIQVYFIDNEEYFKRKGTFADADGNLFPDNDERAIFFAKGVVETVKKLNWSPDIIHVHGWLASLLPLYLRKYYADEPIFADSKIVTSVYGQGFEGELDSAIVDKIAFDGIPTEDIKALEKPDYNNLLKIAVDHSDAIILASEQIPDELDKHISNLSKPVLPYVSFKETEEAYANFYNSEVLK from the coding sequence ATGAATGGTAAAAAGATATTGTTTGTATCTTCTGAATTAGTGCCTTACCTCCCCGAGAACCCAGTTTCATTGATGTCATACGAAGCGCCCCGAATGGTCAACAGCAAGGGCGGCCAGATCAGGATTTTTATGCCCCGATATGGCAACATCAATGAGCGGCGGCATCAACTGCATGAGGTCATTCGGCTATCGGGCATGAATTTGGTCATCAATGATATGGATATGCCACTGATCATAAAAGTGGCGTCAATCCCCAAAGAACGTATTCAGGTATACTTCATCGACAACGAAGAGTACTTTAAGAGAAAGGGTACTTTTGCCGATGCCGATGGCAACCTGTTTCCTGACAACGATGAGCGGGCCATTTTCTTTGCGAAGGGCGTGGTTGAAACGGTCAAAAAACTGAATTGGTCGCCAGACATTATACACGTGCACGGCTGGCTGGCATCACTTTTGCCCCTGTATTTAAGAAAGTACTACGCCGATGAGCCGATTTTTGCAGACAGTAAGATCGTTACTTCGGTCTATGGGCAAGGTTTTGAAGGTGAACTTGACAGTGCCATTGTAGATAAAATTGCATTCGACGGAATACCCACTGAAGATATCAAAGCCTTAGAAAAGCCCGACTATAATAATTTGTTAAAAATTGCAGTGGATCATTCAGATGCCATTATTTTAGCCTCCGAACAGATTCCAGATGAACTTGACAAGCATATTTCCAACCTTTCAAAACCCGTGCTGCCATATGTTTCTTTCAAAGAAACCGAAGAAGCATATGCCAATTTCTATAATTCGGAAGTTTTAAAATAG
- the glmS gene encoding glutamine--fructose-6-phosphate transaminase (isomerizing), whose translation MCGIVGYIGHRDAYPIIIKGLQRLEYRGYDSAGVVLFDGENMRLAKTKGKVEDLKNKAESTMPTNGKLGLGHTRWATHGVPNDINSHPHFSNSGDLAIIHNGIIENYESIKKALVKRGYTFESDTDTEVLVNLIEEVKKKEGVKLGKAVQIALNQVVGAYAIAVFDKNKPDEIVVAKLGSPLAIGIGENEYFIASDASPFIEFTNNAVYLEDEEMAIVRIGKEIKMRKIKDDAIAYPNILELQLNLEEIEKGGYEHFMLKEIYEQPRAIHDTFRGRLRPDQGIIKMAGIDQNSERFLNANRIIIVACGTSWHAGLVAEYIFEDMARIPVEVEYASEFRYRNPVITENDVLIAISQSGETADTLAAIKLAKENGAFVFGVCNVVGSSIARETDAGAYTHAGPEIGVASTKAFTTQITVLMMIAMKLAKEKGVFSESKYHELLTELEGIPQKVERTLETNPLIEKISEVYKDSSNCLYLGRGYNFPVALEGALKLKEISYIHAEGYPAAEMKHGPIALIDEQMPVVVIATRKGHYEKVVSNIQEIKSRKGKIIAVVTEGDNTVKELADHVVEVPEASESMTPLLTTIPLQLLSYHIAVMRGCNVDQPRNLAKSVTVE comes from the coding sequence ATGTGTGGAATTGTCGGGTATATTGGGCATAGAGATGCCTACCCCATCATTATAAAAGGGTTACAGCGTCTAGAGTACCGTGGCTACGATAGTGCCGGGGTCGTGCTCTTCGACGGAGAAAACATGCGCTTGGCAAAGACCAAGGGCAAGGTGGAAGACCTGAAGAACAAGGCAGAAAGCACCATGCCAACCAATGGAAAGTTAGGATTGGGGCACACCAGATGGGCCACCCATGGGGTTCCTAACGACATCAACTCACACCCGCACTTCTCAAATTCAGGTGATTTGGCCATTATCCACAATGGTATCATTGAAAATTATGAATCAATCAAAAAGGCCCTTGTAAAAAGAGGCTATACTTTCGAATCTGATACAGATACCGAGGTATTGGTGAACCTTATTGAGGAAGTAAAGAAAAAAGAAGGGGTGAAACTGGGCAAGGCGGTTCAGATTGCTTTGAACCAAGTGGTGGGAGCTTATGCCATTGCCGTTTTTGACAAGAACAAGCCTGATGAGATAGTGGTGGCCAAACTCGGAAGCCCGTTGGCCATTGGCATTGGGGAGAACGAATATTTTATTGCTTCAGATGCTTCACCGTTCATAGAGTTCACGAACAACGCAGTGTATCTCGAGGATGAAGAAATGGCCATTGTCAGAATTGGCAAAGAGATCAAGATGCGTAAGATCAAAGATGATGCAATAGCCTACCCGAATATCCTTGAACTTCAACTAAATCTTGAGGAGATAGAAAAAGGAGGGTATGAGCATTTTATGCTGAAAGAGATTTACGAACAACCCAGGGCAATACATGATACATTTAGAGGAAGGTTAAGGCCAGATCAAGGTATTATAAAAATGGCGGGGATTGACCAAAACAGCGAAAGGTTTCTCAACGCCAACCGGATCATCATAGTTGCCTGTGGCACCTCTTGGCATGCCGGCTTGGTGGCCGAGTACATTTTTGAGGATATGGCACGCATACCCGTAGAAGTGGAGTATGCATCTGAGTTCCGGTATCGAAACCCTGTGATTACAGAGAACGACGTGCTGATAGCCATATCCCAATCGGGTGAGACGGCAGACACCTTGGCGGCCATTAAATTGGCCAAAGAAAATGGCGCTTTTGTTTTTGGCGTTTGCAATGTGGTGGGCTCATCCATTGCACGAGAGACCGATGCCGGGGCCTATACCCATGCGGGTCCAGAAATTGGCGTGGCCTCTACCAAGGCATTTACCACCCAAATTACCGTGCTGATGATGATTGCGATGAAATTGGCCAAAGAAAAGGGCGTTTTCTCAGAGTCTAAGTACCATGAACTCTTGACAGAACTGGAGGGTATTCCCCAAAAGGTGGAAAGAACCCTGGAAACAAACCCATTGATAGAGAAAATTTCAGAGGTGTACAAAGATTCTTCAAACTGTCTTTATTTGGGTCGCGGCTATAACTTCCCAGTGGCACTCGAAGGCGCCTTGAAATTGAAGGAAATAAGTTATATACATGCAGAAGGCTATCCGGCAGCAGAAATGAAGCACGGCCCAATAGCACTTATTGACGAACAGATGCCAGTAGTGGTCATTGCCACTAGAAAGGGCCATTACGAAAAAGTGGTCAGCAATATTCAAGAGATCAAGTCTAGAAAGGGTAAGATCATCGCTGTTGTCACCGAAGGTGACAATACGGTCAAAGAGTTGGCAGATCATGTGGTCGAAGTGCCAGAAGCCTCTGAGAGCATGACGCCGTTACTAACAACAATTCCCTTACAATTGCTCTCTTACCATATCGCAGTAATGCGCGGCTGCAATGTTGATCAACCTAGAAACTTGGCAAAATCGGTTACGGTCGAGTAA
- a CDS encoding DUF4270 domain-containing protein encodes MNLMRKATISTLVGIFLVMVSCEEDLTTLGEGVVGGEPFNTGKAVYDVFAYNKRVNAVQTNRLPIYQLGNFNDPIYGKRRASITSQVRFSINPNTGTLNNTFGDFSQATEYNSDNDESISTIPENETVKEVFLYLPYQQPPDSSRDSDGDGVDDAFDVDPTDPNSDSDNDGLTDNTERVRGLNPLDPDTDGDGIGDADDDDTISNAFAKTYELDSIYGNIEAPFRLKVERSTFFLRDLDPNTNFEEAQEYFSTQTFSPDFVSDVLFDGEVEIDNKEILFFNEDDPDTPDVDESLTVDNRLDPGIRVPLDPNFFQENILDKEGSSELLSQANFVEFFRGIHLSIDADDDIMLLLDLSRANITLTYEYDDYNNNNTTSDTSDDFIEQTERNLVFNLLQNNNGVISGNAVNTFESDGFPTEIADNLDTGENASRIYLKGGDGAMAEIQLFDEVDATPILEEIRAKNWIINEANLVFHVDEQLLNSNMVKEQPPRIYIYNAETNQPIYNLATETASSVNTDPLGLYLNFGGILDEDQNTYTVRITEHINNIIVRDSANAKLALTLTSNIDISQSAVREAMGANNMKIDVPVMSTVNPFGTVLFGSNVDASNEEKKLKLEIFFTEAN; translated from the coding sequence ATGAATCTTATGCGAAAGGCGACAATTTCAACCTTGGTTGGGATTTTTTTGGTGATGGTGTCTTGTGAAGAAGATTTGACAACCCTTGGCGAAGGTGTTGTCGGGGGAGAACCCTTTAACACAGGAAAGGCCGTTTACGACGTTTTTGCCTACAACAAAAGAGTGAACGCGGTACAGACAAACCGTCTGCCGATATATCAACTCGGAAATTTCAACGATCCCATCTATGGCAAACGAAGGGCCAGTATCACCAGTCAGGTCAGATTTTCTATCAACCCGAATACAGGAACGTTGAACAACACCTTTGGCGACTTTTCACAGGCAACCGAATACAACTCCGATAATGACGAAAGTATATCGACCATACCAGAGAACGAAACGGTAAAAGAAGTCTTTTTATACTTGCCCTATCAACAGCCGCCAGATAGCTCACGCGACAGTGATGGCGATGGCGTTGATGATGCATTTGATGTCGACCCTACAGACCCTAACAGCGATAGCGATAACGACGGCCTGACCGACAATACCGAAAGGGTTCGCGGCCTCAATCCGCTGGATCCCGATACCGATGGTGACGGAATTGGCGATGCCGATGATGATGACACAATCTCAAATGCCTTTGCGAAGACCTACGAACTTGACAGTATTTATGGTAATATCGAGGCACCTTTTCGTCTAAAGGTAGAGCGATCAACATTCTTTTTGCGAGACTTGGATCCCAACACCAATTTTGAAGAGGCACAAGAATATTTTTCAACGCAGACATTTTCGCCCGATTTTGTTTCAGATGTTCTTTTTGATGGGGAAGTCGAAATCGACAATAAAGAAATACTCTTCTTCAACGAAGATGACCCTGACACCCCTGACGTTGATGAATCGTTGACGGTCGATAACCGACTTGATCCAGGGATTCGAGTGCCACTTGATCCGAATTTCTTCCAAGAGAATATTCTTGACAAAGAAGGGAGTTCAGAACTCTTGAGCCAGGCCAATTTTGTAGAATTCTTTAGGGGCATTCATCTTTCAATAGACGCCGATGATGATATCATGTTGTTGTTAGATCTTTCAAGGGCGAACATAACCCTCACCTATGAATACGATGATTATAACAATAACAACACTACATCCGATACCTCAGACGATTTTATAGAACAAACAGAGCGCAACCTGGTATTCAATTTGTTGCAGAACAACAATGGCGTTATTTCAGGCAATGCTGTGAATACCTTCGAGAGCGATGGTTTCCCAACTGAAATTGCCGACAACCTTGACACCGGCGAGAACGCTTCAAGAATCTATCTGAAAGGTGGCGATGGTGCAATGGCCGAAATTCAATTGTTCGATGAGGTTGACGCAACACCGATTTTAGAGGAAATCCGGGCAAAAAACTGGATTATCAATGAAGCAAACCTGGTCTTTCATGTAGATGAGCAATTGCTCAACAGCAACATGGTCAAAGAGCAGCCACCGAGGATCTATATCTACAATGCCGAGACCAATCAGCCCATTTACAATTTGGCCACCGAAACCGCGAGCTCTGTAAACACCGATCCGTTGGGCCTTTATCTCAATTTCGGAGGGATTCTTGACGAAGACCAAAACACCTATACGGTTCGTATTACAGAACACATAAACAATATCATCGTGCGAGATTCGGCCAATGCAAAATTGGCCCTGACCCTTACTTCAAATATTGACATTTCACAATCTGCCGTGAGGGAAGCCATGGGTGCAAACAACATGAAAATTGATGTTCCCGTTATGTCAACCGTGAATCCATTTGGAACTGTGTTGTTCGGTAGCAACGTCGATGCCTCGAATGAAGAGAAAAAACTAAAACTTGAGATTTTCTTTACCGAGGCCAACTAA
- a CDS encoding alpha/beta hydrolase, with translation MKKILLPIIVLCGFLGTAQVKKEIFESFKLQERRDVSYYFPEDYVEDKKYPLIVVLDADYLFDLVVAHNKFYSRHDRMPQAIIVGVHQSEGDIRWEDCDFEQASGLPTEKGVKFYEFLGTELIPYLETSYSTAPFKMFIGYDITANFGNYFLFKDKSFFNAYLSISPVLATEMESRVPSRLSDIDQEIFYNVVLEKAKTEDRNRILQMNNAISSINKENVHYFFDEYEDADHVSIAAYGISKSFDNIFKPFRPITPKEYKEQILTADVPVFDYLENRYAMIEKLLGFKKEVELNDIMAIYAASRKKDDFESLKPLAELCKKQFPETMLGFYFEGEYLEELGEPKKAFKAFEKAFQMKEIDFLTKEMALEKIDALKADFGY, from the coding sequence ATGAAGAAAATTTTACTCCCGATCATCGTTCTGTGTGGCTTTTTGGGCACCGCACAGGTCAAGAAAGAGATTTTTGAGTCGTTCAAACTGCAAGAAAGAAGGGATGTTTCCTACTATTTTCCCGAAGATTATGTAGAGGATAAAAAATATCCGCTCATCGTGGTACTCGATGCCGATTACCTCTTTGACCTGGTCGTGGCCCACAACAAATTTTACAGCAGACATGATAGGATGCCCCAGGCCATTATCGTGGGTGTACACCAAAGCGAGGGCGATATTCGTTGGGAAGACTGTGATTTTGAGCAAGCCTCGGGCCTGCCCACCGAAAAAGGGGTGAAATTTTATGAGTTCTTGGGAACAGAGCTGATCCCCTATCTCGAAACCAGCTACAGTACCGCCCCGTTCAAGATGTTCATCGGCTACGACATCACCGCCAATTTTGGCAATTATTTTCTGTTTAAGGATAAATCGTTCTTCAACGCCTACCTAAGCATTTCGCCCGTGTTGGCCACCGAAATGGAAAGTAGGGTGCCTTCTCGCCTTTCAGACATTGACCAAGAGATTTTTTACAATGTCGTTCTTGAAAAGGCCAAGACCGAAGACCGCAACAGAATTCTTCAGATGAACAATGCCATTTCTTCCATAAACAAAGAAAATGTCCACTACTTCTTTGATGAATATGAAGACGCAGACCATGTCTCGATTGCTGCCTATGGCATCAGCAAATCTTTTGACAACATCTTCAAACCTTTTAGGCCCATTACACCCAAAGAATACAAAGAGCAGATTCTTACCGCTGATGTACCGGTCTTTGATTATTTAGAAAACCGTTATGCGATGATTGAAAAATTGCTGGGTTTCAAAAAAGAGGTCGAGTTGAACGATATTATGGCCATTTATGCGGCCAGTAGAAAAAAAGATGATTTCGAGTCGCTGAAACCCCTTGCGGAACTCTGTAAAAAACAATTTCCAGAGACCATGTTGGGTTTTTATTTTGAAGGCGAATACCTTGAAGAGCTGGGTGAGCCAAAAAAAGCCTTCAAGGCCTTTGAAAAGGCTTTTCAAATGAAAGAAATTGACTTTCTCACCAAAGAAATGGCCTTGGAAAAAATCGATGCCCTTAAAGCGGATTTTGGGTATTAA